The DNA sequence CTTAATCGGGTTCAATCAGGTCATGTTGAGCCTCGCGGAAATCTCCGACCGGCTGGAGATCCAGCAATTGATGGTCGACTACTCGTCGGCGATCGACCAGCGCCGTTTCGACGACCTCGACCGGGTGTTCACCCCGGACGCCTACATCGACTACCGCGCCACCGGCGGCGTCGACGGCATCTATCCGGAGGTGAAGAAGTGGCTTGCCGAGGTGCTGCCCAACTTCCCGGCGTATTCACACCTGGTCGGCAACTTCGACGTCACGATCTCCGGGGACACCGCGACGTCGCGGGCCATCTGCTTCAATCCGATGGTGATGGGCGGTGACGGCGGTCAGGTCTACTTCGTCGGCATCTGGTACGTCGACGAGTTCGTCCGCACCGCCGACGGCTGGCGGATGACCCGCCGGGTCGAAGAGAAGTGTTTCGACAAGCTGGTGTGAGCGGCGGACATCAGCCGGCGCGCTGCGCGACGATCGTGTGGCGCGGCATCCGGCCGTCGGTCCTGCTCTCGACCTCGACGGTGAAACCGGCCCGCTCGAACGCGGCCACGATGTCGGCGACCGGCC is a window from the Mycolicibacterium litorale genome containing:
- a CDS encoding nuclear transport factor 2 family protein yields the protein MLSLAEISDRLEIQQLMVDYSSAIDQRRFDDLDRVFTPDAYIDYRATGGVDGIYPEVKKWLAEVLPNFPAYSHLVGNFDVTISGDTATSRAICFNPMVMGGDGGQVYFVGIWYVDEFVRTADGWRMTRRVEEKCFDKLV